agcgttggcttgtgtttacattcttgatcaaatcgaaaaattacgtcataaagtatacatggaaaatacatttacaaaattagtacataattacaaattcgggtccaaaatgtttgtacgcgtttgtcatagacacacgaaatagcatttaactaactggctattaaagccagcgttggcatttgtttacgtccttgataaaactaaaacattacgtctgaaattatacatgcaaatacatttaaaattatgaaatattacttacaggttgtggcccaacaactgctacctctgtttttaaagttggaactgctccatgttttagtaatagtttctgtgtgaatccggcattgaactctgaactctcttgattctggaagctgtcttccgtaaaatgcgcagcacagagagctaaattaggattgtaattgtcaggaacataatcaaacataaattttaaccattgttgacgaactacagcgtccgtaggaagcccgaacacagaagacctgactgctgggtgaaaataacactgtttcGACGgtatggctacaactctccactataactctttctcttcgacaaagccgcagaacatggccttgcccccttttttgcatgttccggagggaggggttgatgcaaatttatgggtttgttacgtatgcaacccgggaagtatcttgTTGTaatcccatatgagtcgtttttgtaggcattaaacttcctgatttttaaaagtcgatatctccgcttacgttgaactttcagcgcagcaactttgcagatactgttcaggcaccaacagcaacattacacactatttaaaatgaaaaaagtgaaatcgcagtaaaccacccctttaaatagcTCGACAGATatacattactttaaaatataaggCTTTTCTAATCTTACAAAAATGATGAAGAAAAAttcaactattttaaaatgtttcattaaaatgtcaCATTACTTACATTAGTACATACACCTTTTATTCTAattttcatgtgttttgaaAGGTCAAAATACCCCACGTTAGTTAATGCTAACAAATGGAATctttttgtaaagtgttacctattattttttgtattttcatcaCTGGGATCTCTATAATAGCAGTAGAGTGCATTACACGACATGAGGGTTAAAAAGCTTCTTTGTCTTTATCTTCTATCCTTTGGCTGGGATTCTCTTAATTTAGTCTGATATCTCCAAATTGATGCTGTAAGAACAAAAGGAGGTGAGGTAGGGATGTGTGAAGGAGatagcgagtgtgtgtgtgtgtatgtaagtgGTTGTTAATGCAGTGGTTCTACCCCTGTCAGTGTCCCAGGCCTTCATCTTAACCTTGCTGTGATAATTGGCTATGCGGAGACAGGCACTGAAATGGGAGTGCAGAAACTGCGAGCTTGCCAACACACACCCAGAGGAGAGCAGGGAAGgaaaggacacacacacatcttcTCATTTTACCTCTTTGATGCTCtaataagtttttaaaaaatctcaaTCCCTCTGCCTTTCGCCCTTTCTCCTTCTGTGATTCCCCCGCCCCACAGAAAGGCCTTGTGAAGTTTTCTTATACTGTAGTTACCTAAACTGTGAATCCGTGCTCTTTTCAAGAATTTGTATTCCATTGTGCGTGGCGCATACGTAATATCTGGCAACCCATCATCTAACTGTTTGCCAAACCGAAGGCTGAATGTCATGATTCTTTGGAGAGAAAGGTCAAAGCCTTATCCAGTCGAAGCCGTAAGGCTCCACCTTGATCAATAAACGAGCAGCAATGAAATATAGAACTTGAAAGTCAAAAAAGCTCATcaaattgaatataaataaataaagaataaacaaaataaaataaaatttgtctCCAATGAATGATTGCCATTTTGTCGTGCTTGACTCAAACGTTATTGGCATTTAATatgaatggaaaaataattGTGTTTTGGGGGTGTAGGTGGGGTGGTGGGCAGCTGTTTGGATTCGTTACCGTGGAAGCTTTCAAATACTCATTAAATGCTTCAGAAAGCCTGTCCATCAGACAAGCCAGACTCCTTCGCAGCATTGACTGAAATCCATTTAGCTCTGTTGACAGATGTATAATTTCCACGCAGTCCTTATATTGATCCACTGCTGGAAACGGTTGAAGGCTTGTCGCGTTGCTTTCAAAGCCAAGATACAAACAATTTCCCAATGTCTATCGCTGCCTATGTTTCTCCTCAGTGTTCATTCCCCAGGGGCCTTTCACTCCTCTACGCTTCTTTCAAGTCTAGCATGAGGTCGACAGTAGGTGAGAAACTCGTAATCAACTCACCTGCTGTGTGGCCCCGGTTGGTGGCATCATGGTCGCTGTCTCCCTGCTCGCTATCTCCATGCCCGCTGTCTTTAGAGCTGACGATATCTGCCTCTTGAAACGCTGAACTATAAGGGAAATTTTATGGTTTAGTACTCATTTGGTAATTGGAGCTTTGTACTGCTTTTTCCCATTAGAAATATTGATTGTTTTGGCTATTTAACACTTTTGGCATAATTTAGACTGCTGATTAAATTCAATATCAAATTCTGTATCAGACTCGTGCTGTGTAGTATCAAACATTACGATGACACATGCAACGCTGAGTcagattttgtcattttggCTAGGCACCACATCATTTATACCTCTCTTTCTTTGTCTCAGTGTGGAGTTTATTCtatttaaccatattttggagACTATTTTGTACCCAGAAGTGAGCTAAATCTGACAAAAAATCTGTCCCCTTTTggggacgtcctcatttgtaaaaatggtatattaaaataaagggttttttttggttaattgtaaaaatacagaaaggTTTCTGGGTCAGGGTTATGGTTaggttatagtatttataactAGTTGTGTATAAGACATGAGCGTCTATGGAATGTTCCCATTTATATAGCTACTGtaagtaaatgtgtgtgtacctacttaaccaGTTTGTACCCAGAAGTGAACTAAATCTGCCAAAATTTCCATTtgtaaaaacactgaaaagataatgtaaataatttgtaaaaagataaattaataaattgtttttaaaaagtatatgataaaacctattattattatttaatgtaaaaaggCAGACATTTTCTGTGAGGATTAGGTTTAGGATAGAATATAAagtctgtacagtataaaaatcattatgtCTATGGAAATTCtccataaaacatgaaaatgtaatgtgtgtgtgtgtgtacattgtATTTACTCGGTAATCTCACCTGTTAACACGACGGGGCCTATCCACCAGGTAGCTGAGCTCAGCTCTCTGGTGCTTGGTCTAAAAGacagcaacaacaataataaatagtaatagtaataatgatgatgatgagcaAGTTTATTTGATATTCTGCATTTGTCATTAAAACACTGGTCAGGCCTCTGTTCTGCTCTGTCCATGCACTAGAGCACCTCAACCATAGAACGGCCTTTGTTCCACTGATACCCAGCGACTGTGTGCTTAGCATACTTAAACCCTCGTCCAATACACTCCCCCCtccctcctcagacttgactcCAGGGCTACACCCTTTCAGAGAGTGCCAGGGGATAGTAAGGTAGACCTTGTCGGATGTGGGGCTCACTTAAGATAACATGGCTTGTCTCGGAGGCAAAAAGGAAGATGCTAGTATCAGAGCAGAAATGTTATACCAGCTTGTAACCACCCTCAACATTCGCATCCCCCATATATTCCTATTATTGGTCAATCAATATAGGATTTTCATTGATTGATTCTGAAATGTTTACATTTGGTTTCCATCCAATCTTGAATATGTGGTTGCATCCTTCTATGTAACTGACCCTGAAGTGCTGTAGTGTAATTAAAGCGCCTGAAAATAGCACTACAGCCCCAAGCTACCTTTAAAAGCACTATGTGAGTCATAAGCAAGCAGATGATTACAATCTGACATTACAAACACAGGAAGCTGAAAGATCACCACTGAATAGCCTCTTAAGGTGCATATAGGGTATGTACAGAAAGATGATTCCATCCATTGAACTTCTCACAAGAATTTCTGTCATTTCTACTCAATTTTGATACTCAGTTTTGAGTTTTTGATTTCACTTAAAACTGTAACATTCTCAATACAGCAATAAATTGAAACACTAATGCTGAAaacaaactgtgtgtgtgtgtgtgtgtgtgtgtgtgtgtgtgtgtgtgtaatttacaCTGTTTAAAGCCTTAGcagtcttttttaatttttatatgaatataaattattattattattttttatttttttatcctaaAATGTAATATGGTAATGTTAATATGGCTATTGCTTGCTAATGATGTAAGCATTTCATACTGAATTAAGATAAAGTGTTGCCCGGATAGGTAATAAAATGTGCTTTCACCTCGCTGGATAAAATGCTCCCGTTTGAGATGATATCTGGTTGCTGATCCGCGTATCCGGTAACGATTGCCCCGCACGGGTTGTGCTCTGTGTCTGTGCTCCGGGATGGGCTGCACGGTTTAAGGAACATCAGGTCGGTTTTGGCGGACTCCGGAGTCAGGCACACCTGGTAGCAGTAGTTCTGGTTCTGGTGGTGCGAGCCGAAGCTGCCTGACTCCTCCACCGGCACCTGTGCGGTACTGGCCACGTTAGTGCTCTGGACCAGCATGATGTCCGATTTACTGAGCTTCTTCTTGCGCCCGCGCGCTTGACGACTGCAGCACTGACAGCACGAGTCTCCGGCCATGCACGTGTAGATGTTCAGTTTCTTGTCCTTCTGACAGCGCACCGCCAGCACGATCATTGCGAGGAGGAAGATGAAGGACACGGAGCCGAGGGCGATGATGAGGATGAGCGTGAGGTCCAGCGAGCCCTCTTTGGACTTGACCGACCCCCGGTCGCCGCTCCGGCCCTCCACTATGCTGTCCACCAGCACTACGTTGATGCTTGCAGAGGACGAGAGCGGCGGCTGCCCGTGGTCGCGCACCTCGATCAACAGGTCGTACGGGTGCGGCGGGTCCCGTTTGCTGGATACCCGGCGCGCGGTGCGTAGCTCACCGGTTCTCCAATCCATCCGGAACATCCCGAGCTCGTTTCCTCGGAGGATGCTGTATGACAGGCGCGCGTTCTCACCGTCATCCGCATCCGTGGCCACAATACGGGTCACCAGGTATCCCGGCTCGGCTGAGCGGGGCAAATGTTCCCTCGCGGTGCCGTTTTTGCCCAGAGGCGCGATTATAGAGGGGGCGTTGTCGTTCTGGTCCACTATGATGACATTAACGGTGGCGTTGGCCGTTAACTCGGGCGCGCCGGAGTCTTTGGCGTGCACCATAAAACTGAACTCTTTTATTTGCTCGTAATCAAAAGAGCGCAGCGCGTACAAGTAGCCGTTCTCAGAGTTGATTGACACGTAGGTTAAGATTGACATACCCTGTATTTCGCACTCCAATATGGAGTAAGTGACATAGGCGTTCTGTCCAACATCAGGGTCCACGGCGCTCACCGCGTAAATGTAAGCGCCCGGGACGTTATTCTCCGTCACGTACACGTCGTAAACCGACTGCATGAATCTCGGCGCGTTGTCGTTTTCGTCTGAGACGTGCACTTTGATGGACTTGCTTGTGGAGAGAGACGGCACCCCCTTGTCTTTGGCGACCACCGTGAGCGTGTAAGACTCCGCTTTTTCGCGGTCCAGCGGACCGTCCGTGACGATCGTGTAATAGTTTTTGAAAGACGACTTGAGTTTGAACGGAACCTCGCCGTGCAGCTCGCAGGTCATCTGTCCGTTCTCGCCAGAGTCACGGTCCGTGACGCTCAGCAGAGCGATCACCGTGCCCGGGGCAGCCTGCTCACTTACCGACTCCGTGACCGTGCTGAAACTAATCTCAGGCGTGTTGTCGTTCACGTCGATGAGTTTGACCAGAACTTTGCAGTGCGCGGGCACGGCGTTCGGTCCCATGTCTTTAGCCTGCACGTAGATCTGATGCGTGCTGCTCTCCTCGTAATCCACCTCACCGGTCACTTCAATCCTCCCGGTGCGCGAGTCGATGTTAAACAGATCCCGAATGCGCGGAGGATTGTGACTACTTAGAGAGTAAACAATCTCTCCGTTCTGGCCCTCGTCCATATCAGTGGCATTGAGCTGAATAACTAGCGTGCCAACCGGGGAGTTCTCGCGCAAGCTCACAGAGTAAACGGATTGATCGAATGTGGGCGCGTTGTCGTTGGAGTCCAGCACTTTAACCACTAGCAGTGCGGTGCCGGTCTTCTGCGGCTGCCCTCCGTCCACGGCGGTGAGCACGTACCTGTGCACTGCCTGCTGCTCTCGGTCCAACGGTTTATCCAGCACGAGCTCCGCGAAGCGGTTGCCGTCGCCTTGCGTCTGTACGTCcaaataaaaatagttgttAGTGGTGATGGCGTATGTGTTCAAGGCATTAGTCCCCACGTCAGGGTCGAAGGCGTTCTCCACCGGGAATCGGGTGCCCGGTGTGGCGCTCTCGGTGATCTCCACGGTGATGTCCGTCTCTGGGAAACTCGGCGGATTGTCGTTAATATCCATGACCTCGATCTCGACGCGGAACAGCTCGAGCGGGTTCTCCAAAAACACTTCGAGGTGCAGGAGGCACGGGACGATCTGGCGACATATCTCCTCTCTGTCGATGCGCTCGTTCACCACCAGCGCTCCGTTCTCCAAGTTGACCTCCAGGTACGGCGTGCGCGAGCTAGGCACGGTCTGGAAACGGCGCGCGGAAAGTTTGGTGATGTCCAGCCCCAGATCTTCGGCGATATTTCCCACAACCGTCCCGCGCTCTTGCTCCTCCGGTACCGAGAAGTGCAGCTGCGATAACCCTCCATCCAAGatagagaaaaagagaaatatcAAAATCATCTCCAAACAACAAGTGCACTCCTCTTTATTCCCTCGCTCTGTCTTGACACCGTTTCTTCTCCAGTCACAGTTTAGGAATTACCCATCGCTTTGGTCCAAGAAAACATATGCGCTGTGCAACTTCCCAAACGAACAAGAAAGCTCCCGTGTCAGCCGGAAACCATGTCGCCATATGCGCAAGATCTATAGCCATTTGATATAATGCTGTCTCAAGGAGAGCAGAATTTAGTAGTCCGTGCGTCACAGCAAGACATTGCAGAACCTACAGATGCCCCGATCCTTATTACTGAGAAGCAAAATCTTTCCAAAACTCTTTTGCTTAGTGAGTGGgtaaatcaatttataattaaatcCTGAACGTGAGCTATTGCAGACAAATAACACTTTTCTACATATAGTTGTCTAATAGTCCATAATATCTGCGGGATGCTTAGAAATCCGTAGGTCCCCTCTTCCCGAGTTCTGCAAGGAGAGTGAGCATCAGTGCGTTGTTTTGCGCAGAGCTCTTGCCACCAGCAGCCAATGGACGGCCCGGACTGCCAGCGCTGCGTCAGCCGATTCGACCCAGTGAACGTCAATCAGACGCTCCCTCCCGCCCTCCCTCCTCAAATCGCCCTCACATCCCCACTCCAGCTCTCTTTAAACGGAGAATGAGAATTGATTTACATGTCTTATAAAGTCAGAAAATCGCATTCAAGGTAAATATTAGCACTGGAGAACGCGATTCACAGTGGACAGAAATCCTTCTACGGTTGTTTTTATCTGTCAGTTTCTAGTCCTCTCCAATTCATTTCTCATTCTAAGAAATgtaagtgcgtgtgtgtgtgtgtttggtaaTATACGACTATAGTTAACAATATGATGAATGTGATACATATCTAAGAAGCAAATTCTTAATGATGacatttgaatgttttgaatCTGAAGCACGGAAAGTGTACTCTTTAGTATGCAGTTCACGAGCGCGCATGCCGAGAGCGCGTGTATGTGGAGGAATCTGTAAAGAAAAATTCTAGGGGAAAGATAAAAATGCTTCAGTAAAAACTTGCTAACTGGATGCCACCTTATACAGTAGGTAAAACAGGCTACATGTGttattagaataaaatatagtaaaactaTTTTAGGTGGTATAGGGTAtgaattatatttacattatatatatatatatatatatatatatatatatatatatatatatatatatactaaattaaatgctttttaagTATAAAGTATGAATCTCATTATAACTGTTGGCCAAATACCATTTGTATAAGCTACCTTTAGTATTTTGTTATATAGTTagtttttattgcattatttaagcgTCATGTGTGTTACCCGGAAGCTgtttagtgttattttaacaCTGTTGCGCTTTGTCTTTGTTATTATTGGTTACAAGCCGACTTTGAGTGACGTGGCCTTCCATTATACCACTAGGGTTATCATCACTACATTTTGTAGTAACAGCCAGATTTTTATAGCTCAAATTGGTGGGTATACTGGCATTAACTACACAATTTAATGACAAAACGCCATCCCGTAATCACTTCTTTTCCTGCAAAGAAGGTAGGGTTTTAAAcgaaaatgtaacatttttacagtgtggtccGTTTGCATCTAATGAGATTCTGTCATCCGATTGTTTACCAGCGAGCCTCATATCAGTAACAAGATTTATATTTCTCCGTCTTTCCTTCCGTTTTATCTCTTTCTCAAGACTGCCGTATGCCTGCGACAGACTAAACTGATTGTTTGATATCAAGAAACAAACTCTCATTCGGAATGCTCTCATTTCCTTTCCTCCGTTATTAACACGGTAATGTGTGGGTGCTGTGTTAAGCTCTTGTCACACGGTTACCAAGTTCTCTTCGTGTCGCAATGAGTTGAAAGCTCTCGCGTTGTACGTCTCTTCTATGTGCACCATACGCCCTCTAGCGGAAGCGCAGCAACCTACCTTCCGGTCTGTGTGAGCAGAGATTCCTGGGACAAGACGGATAGCCTTTTATTATGTGTTTTAATTGTCACCTCAAGGgcatatttaatgaataatgcATGTTATAATATTGTAGGCTACTGATTTGAGTTATGGTCTAATTTGCTGACAGTTCTAAACAACCGACAGTGCTTTTCTCTCAGTGACTTTGAGAGGAAGCTCTCAACGGAGattgtaatattacaaaaaaaagctTCTATTTACCTGAAAGGTGTTTGTTTGATGTCCTTTATAATTCGAGATTAGCCTCACATTAGAAACCTCACAGGCATCGGTTTCTCGGCATCAGGTGAATTTCAACAAACAACAGCGCCTCCAAGCGGTCTGTTAAACCTTCTGATA
The genomic region above belongs to Onychostoma macrolepis isolate SWU-2019 chromosome 01, ASM1243209v1, whole genome shotgun sequence and contains:
- the pcdh10a gene encoding protocadherin-10a isoform X3 gives rise to the protein MILIFLFFSILDGGLSQLHFSVPEEQERGTVVGNIAEDLGLDITKLSARRFQTVPSSRTPYLEVNLENGALVVNERIDREEICRQIVPCLLHLEVFLENPLELFRVEIEVMDINDNPPSFPETDITVEITESATPGTRFPVENAFDPDVGTNALNTYAITTNNYFYLDVQTQGDGNRFAELVLDKPLDREQQAVHRYVLTAVDGGQPQKTGTALLVVKVLDSNDNAPTFDQSVYSVSLRENSPVGTLVIQLNATDMDEGQNGEIVYSLSSHNPPRIRDLFNIDSRTGRIEVTGEVDYEESSTHQIYVQAKDMGPNAVPAHCKVLVKLIDVNDNTPEISFSTVTESVSEQAAPGTVIALLSVTDRDSGENGQMTCELHGEVPFKLKSSFKNYYTIVTDGPLDREKAESYTLTVVAKDKGVPSLSTSKSIKVHVSDENDNAPRFMQSVYDVYVTENNVPGAYIYAVSAVDPDVGQNAYVTYSILECEIQGMSILTYVSINSENGYLYALRSFDYEQIKEFSFMVHAKDSGAPELTANATVNVIIVDQNDNAPSIIAPLGKNGTAREHLPRSAEPGYLVTRIVATDADDGENARLSYSILRGNELGMFRMDWRTGELRTARRVSSKRDPPHPYDLLIEVRDHGQPPLSSSASINVVLVDSIVEGRSGDRGSVKSKEGSLDLTLILIIALGSVSFIFLLAMIVLAVRCQKDKKLNIYTCMAGDSCCQCCSRQARGRKKKLSKSDIMLVQSTNVASTAQVPVEESGSFGSHHQNQNYCYQVCLTPESAKTDLMFLKPCSPSRSTDTEHNPCGAIVTGYADQQPDIISNGSILSSETKHQRAELSYLVDRPRRVNSSAFQEADIVSSKDSGHGDSEQGDSDHDATNRGHTAGADLFSNCTEECKALGHSDRCWMPSFMPGDSRQGADYRSNLHVPGMDAVPDTEHAKGFPSTFRVDIPEKASVGCLKQIKSDAIR
- the pcdh10a gene encoding protocadherin-10a isoform X2, whose amino-acid sequence is MILIFLFFSILDGGLSQLHFSVPEEQERGTVVGNIAEDLGLDITKLSARRFQTVPSSRTPYLEVNLENGALVVNERIDREEICRQIVPCLLHLEVFLENPLELFRVEIEVMDINDNPPSFPETDITVEITESATPGTRFPVENAFDPDVGTNALNTYAITTNNYFYLDVQTQGDGNRFAELVLDKPLDREQQAVHRYVLTAVDGGQPQKTGTALLVVKVLDSNDNAPTFDQSVYSVSLRENSPVGTLVIQLNATDMDEGQNGEIVYSLSSHNPPRIRDLFNIDSRTGRIEVTGEVDYEESSTHQIYVQAKDMGPNAVPAHCKVLVKLIDVNDNTPEISFSTVTESVSEQAAPGTVIALLSVTDRDSGENGQMTCELHGEVPFKLKSSFKNYYTIVTDGPLDREKAESYTLTVVAKDKGVPSLSTSKSIKVHVSDENDNAPRFMQSVYDVYVTENNVPGAYIYAVSAVDPDVGQNAYVTYSILECEIQGMSILTYVSINSENGYLYALRSFDYEQIKEFSFMVHAKDSGAPELTANATVNVIIVDQNDNAPSIIAPLGKNGTAREHLPRSAEPGYLVTRIVATDADDGENARLSYSILRGNELGMFRMDWRTGELRTARRVSSKRDPPHPYDLLIEVRDHGQPPLSSSASINVVLVDSIVEGRSGDRGSVKSKEGSLDLTLILIIALGSVSFIFLLAMIVLAVRCQKDKKLNIYTCMAGDSCCQCCSRQARGRKKKLSKSDIMLVQSTNVASTAQVPVEESGSFGSHHQNQNYCYQVCLTPESAKTDLMFLKPCSPSRSTDTEHNPCGAIVTGYADQQPDIISNGSILSSETKHQRAELSYLVDRPRRVNSSAFQEADIVSSKDSGHGDSEQGDSDHDATNRGHTAGADLFSNCTEECKALGHSDRCWMPSFMPGDSRQGADYRSNLHVPGMDAVPDTEHAKGFPSTFRVDIPEKASSHHSIFPVSKGTEEGTHA
- the pcdh10a gene encoding protocadherin-10a isoform X5, which translates into the protein MILIFLFFSILDGGLSQLHFSVPEEQERGTVVGNIAEDLGLDITKLSARRFQTVPSSRTPYLEVNLENGALVVNERIDREEICRQIVPCLLHLEVFLENPLELFRVEIEVMDINDNPPSFPETDITVEITESATPGTRFPVENAFDPDVGTNALNTYAITTNNYFYLDVQTQGDGNRFAELVLDKPLDREQQAVHRYVLTAVDGGQPQKTGTALLVVKVLDSNDNAPTFDQSVYSVSLRENSPVGTLVIQLNATDMDEGQNGEIVYSLSSHNPPRIRDLFNIDSRTGRIEVTGEVDYEESSTHQIYVQAKDMGPNAVPAHCKVLVKLIDVNDNTPEISFSTVTESVSEQAAPGTVIALLSVTDRDSGENGQMTCELHGEVPFKLKSSFKNYYTIVTDGPLDREKAESYTLTVVAKDKGVPSLSTSKSIKVHVSDENDNAPRFMQSVYDVYVTENNVPGAYIYAVSAVDPDVGQNAYVTYSILECEIQGMSILTYVSINSENGYLYALRSFDYEQIKEFSFMVHAKDSGAPELTANATVNVIIVDQNDNAPSIIAPLGKNGTAREHLPRSAEPGYLVTRIVATDADDGENARLSYSILRGNELGMFRMDWRTGELRTARRVSSKRDPPHPYDLLIEVRDHGQPPLSSSASINVVLVDSIVEGRSGDRGSVKSKEGSLDLTLILIIALGSVSFIFLLAMIVLAVRCQKDKKLNIYTCMAGDSCCQCCSRQARGRKKKLSKSDIMLVQSTNVASTAQVPVEESGSFGSHHQNQNYCYQVCLTPESAKTDLMFLKPCSPSRSTDTEHNPCGAIVTGYADQQPDIISNGSILSSETKHQRAELSYLVDRPRRVNSSAFQEADIVSSKDSGHGDSEQGDSDHDATNRGHTAGADLFSNCTEECKALGHSDRCWMPSFMPGDSRQGADYRSNLHVPGMDAVPDTEVQESVVPGDTCNRADDRSFSTFGKDKSHHGTLTRHELHTLLPSARAPYKPNYLSSEDTGEKPSYYKFGS
- the pcdh10a gene encoding protocadherin-10a isoform X4, which encodes MILIFLFFSILDGGLSQLHFSVPEEQERGTVVGNIAEDLGLDITKLSARRFQTVPSSRTPYLEVNLENGALVVNERIDREEICRQIVPCLLHLEVFLENPLELFRVEIEVMDINDNPPSFPETDITVEITESATPGTRFPVENAFDPDVGTNALNTYAITTNNYFYLDVQTQGDGNRFAELVLDKPLDREQQAVHRYVLTAVDGGQPQKTGTALLVVKVLDSNDNAPTFDQSVYSVSLRENSPVGTLVIQLNATDMDEGQNGEIVYSLSSHNPPRIRDLFNIDSRTGRIEVTGEVDYEESSTHQIYVQAKDMGPNAVPAHCKVLVKLIDVNDNTPEISFSTVTESVSEQAAPGTVIALLSVTDRDSGENGQMTCELHGEVPFKLKSSFKNYYTIVTDGPLDREKAESYTLTVVAKDKGVPSLSTSKSIKVHVSDENDNAPRFMQSVYDVYVTENNVPGAYIYAVSAVDPDVGQNAYVTYSILECEIQGMSILTYVSINSENGYLYALRSFDYEQIKEFSFMVHAKDSGAPELTANATVNVIIVDQNDNAPSIIAPLGKNGTAREHLPRSAEPGYLVTRIVATDADDGENARLSYSILRGNELGMFRMDWRTGELRTARRVSSKRDPPHPYDLLIEVRDHGQPPLSSSASINVVLVDSIVEGRSGDRGSVKSKEGSLDLTLILIIALGSVSFIFLLAMIVLAVRCQKDKKLNIYTCMAGDSCCQCCSRQARGRKKKLSKSDIMLVQSTNVASTAQVPVEESGSFGSHHQNQNYCYQVCLTPESAKTDLMFLKPCSPSRSTDTEHNPCGAIVTGYADQQPDIISNGSILSSETKHQRAELSYLVDRPRRVNSSAFQEADIVSSKDSGHGDSEQGDSDHDATNRGHTAGADLFSNCTEECKALGHSDRCWMPSFMPGDSRQGADYRSNLHVPGMDAVPDTEHAKGFPSTFRVDIPEKA
- the pcdh10a gene encoding protocadherin-10a isoform X1 is translated as MILIFLFFSILDGGLSQLHFSVPEEQERGTVVGNIAEDLGLDITKLSARRFQTVPSSRTPYLEVNLENGALVVNERIDREEICRQIVPCLLHLEVFLENPLELFRVEIEVMDINDNPPSFPETDITVEITESATPGTRFPVENAFDPDVGTNALNTYAITTNNYFYLDVQTQGDGNRFAELVLDKPLDREQQAVHRYVLTAVDGGQPQKTGTALLVVKVLDSNDNAPTFDQSVYSVSLRENSPVGTLVIQLNATDMDEGQNGEIVYSLSSHNPPRIRDLFNIDSRTGRIEVTGEVDYEESSTHQIYVQAKDMGPNAVPAHCKVLVKLIDVNDNTPEISFSTVTESVSEQAAPGTVIALLSVTDRDSGENGQMTCELHGEVPFKLKSSFKNYYTIVTDGPLDREKAESYTLTVVAKDKGVPSLSTSKSIKVHVSDENDNAPRFMQSVYDVYVTENNVPGAYIYAVSAVDPDVGQNAYVTYSILECEIQGMSILTYVSINSENGYLYALRSFDYEQIKEFSFMVHAKDSGAPELTANATVNVIIVDQNDNAPSIIAPLGKNGTAREHLPRSAEPGYLVTRIVATDADDGENARLSYSILRGNELGMFRMDWRTGELRTARRVSSKRDPPHPYDLLIEVRDHGQPPLSSSASINVVLVDSIVEGRSGDRGSVKSKEGSLDLTLILIIALGSVSFIFLLAMIVLAVRCQKDKKLNIYTCMAGDSCCQCCSRQARGRKKKLSKSDIMLVQSTNVASTAQVPVEESGSFGSHHQNQNYCYQVCLTPESAKTDLMFLKPCSPSRSTDTEHNPCGAIVTGYADQQPDIISNGSILSSETKHQRAELSYLVDRPRRVNSSAFQEADIVSSKDSGHGDSEQGDSDHDATNRGHTAGADLFSNCTEECKALGHSDRCWMPSFMPGDSRQGADYRSNLHVPGMDAVPDTEVQESVVPGDTCNRADDRSFSTFGKDKSHHGTLTRHELHTLLPSARAPYKPNYLSRKRIS